A single region of the Pelobates fuscus isolate aPelFus1 chromosome 4, aPelFus1.pri, whole genome shotgun sequence genome encodes:
- the PTF1A gene encoding pancreas transcription factor 1 subunit alpha, with protein sequence MDSVLEQFTGLESFPSPYFDEEDFFTDQSSRDHLDAEDFLDDDVDFLTGQIQEYYKDSRVMHGEDYGDPGNFSFSSSSSSSSSGGFPYGCGEGSCELSPGMKEGSSGMKRRKRMRSDMEMQQLRQAANVRERRRMQSINDAFEGLRSHIPTLPYEKRLSKVDTLRLAIGYINFLSELVQSDLPLRNTNTESPHQPKKVIICHRSTRSPSPSDPDYGLPPLTGHSLSWTDEKQLRDQNVIRTAKVWTPEDPRKLNKSSFSNIENEPPMTLVLDL encoded by the exons ATGGACTCAGTTCTGGAGCAGTTTACCGGCTTGGAGTCCTTCCCTTCTCCTTACTTTGATGAAGAGGATTTCTTCACTGACCAGTCCTCCAGGGACCACCTGGACGCTGAGGACTTCTTGGATGACGATGTGGACTTCCTGACCGGCCAGATCCAGGAGTACTACAAGGACAGCCGGGTCATGCATGGAGAAGACTATGGAGACCCAGGCAACTTCtccttctcttcctcctcctcctcctcctcgtcgGGGGGCTTCCCATATGGCTGCGGGGAGGGGTCCTGCGAGCTGTCCCCAGGGATGAAGGAGGGCAGCTCGGGAATGAAGCGGAGGAAGAGGATGAGGTCTGATATGGAGATGCAGCAGCTCAGGCAGGCGGCCAACGTGAGGGAGCGCCGAAGGATGCAGTCCATCAATGATGCCTTTGAAGGTCTGAGGTCCCACATCCCCACCTTGCCCTACGAGAAAAGACTGTCCAAGGTGGACACCCTGCGCCTGGCCATCGGCTACATCAACTTTCTGAGCGAGCTGGTCCAGTCTGACCTCCCACTGAGGAACACCAACACCGAGAGTCCGCACCAACCCAAGAAAGTCATCATCTGTCACAGGAGCACCA GATCTCCGTCTCCCAGTGACCCAGATTATGGGCTCCCTCCTCTCACTGGACATTCCCTGTCATGGACTGATGAAAAACAACTCAGAGATCAAAACGTTATCAGAACTGCTAAAGTGTGGACCCCAGAAGACCCCAGGAAATTAAACAAATCTTCCTTCAGCAACATAGAAAATGAGCCCCCTATGACGCTGGTTCTAGACCTGTGA